In Helianthus annuus cultivar XRQ/B chromosome 9, HanXRQr2.0-SUNRISE, whole genome shotgun sequence, the following are encoded in one genomic region:
- the LOC110906786 gene encoding uncharacterized protein LOC110906786, which yields MHHLSTAYHPQTSGQVENANRGVKRIFEKTVGKSRKDWSDKLDDALWVFHTAYKTPLGTRPFMIIYGKACHLPVELEHRALWALKTVNLDLTEAARRRFFQIHELEALRDAAYDRSWSIKEKSKALHDRRLRKLKEFKVGDQVLLFNSRLKLIAGKLKSRWSGPYVVKEVFPYGTEELFDEEKSNLWKVNGHQLKHYLGGPIDTTEEETVPLSDPPSTAV from the coding sequence ATGCACCACTTGTCTACCGcgtaccatccgcaaacgagCGGGCAAGTGGAGAATGCGAATCGAGGAGTGAAGAGAATTTTCGAGAAAACGGTAGGGAAGAGTAGAAAAGATTGGTCCGACAAGTTGGACGATGCGTTATGGGTGTTCCACACCGCCTACAAGACGCCACTAGGAACGAGGCCGTTTATGATAATTTATGGGAAAGCGTGCCATTTACCCGTCGAGTTAGAGCATCGGGCTCTTTGGGCGCTCAAAACAGTGAATTTAGATTTGACCGAGGCCGCTAGGAGACGATTTTTCCAAATTCATGAGTTGGAGGCGCTTCGTGACGCCGCGTATGATCGTTCGTGGAGCATCAAGGAAAAGTCGAAAGCTTTACATGATAGAAGGTTACGGAAGTTGAAAGAATTTAAAGTGGGCGATCAAGTGCTTTTATTTAATTCAAGGTTGAAATTAATTGCGGGAAAGTTGAAGTCGAGATGGTCCGGGCCGTATGTCGTGAAGGAGGTTTTCCCGTATGGTACCGAGGAGTTATTTGATGAAGAAAAGTCGAATTTGTGGAAAGTTAATGGACATCAGTTGAAGCACTACTTAGGAGGTCCCATCGACACCACCGAAGAGGAAACCGTTCCTCTTTCGGACCCGCCTAGCACCGCCGTGTAG